One Nicotiana tabacum cultivar K326 chromosome 23, ASM71507v2, whole genome shotgun sequence genomic window, TAAAAGAACACCATCACGGAAAGCAGTAACCTTAATGCCCAGGAAATAGTGTAGAAAACCCAAGTCTTTAATTTTAAACTCATCATCTAGAAAATGCTTTAAAGCTAAAATTTCAACCAAATCATCACCTGTGAGGATGATAACATCAACATAGACCACTAATATCACCAAATTACCTGGAGACCCTTTGAGGAAAAGGGAGTAGTCATTGACGAAATGATGGTATCCTCTAGAATAAAGAGCATCGGATAACGTGGCATACCATTGTTTAGAGACTTGACGCAACCCATAAAGTGATTTTTTCAGATTATAAGCCAAAGGggcagaagaaggagaagaaacaGAGAGGCCAGGAGGTAATCTCATATAAACCTCTTCATCTAAGTCACTATGAAAAAAGGCATTATTGACATCAAGTTTAAATAAAGACCAATTCTTTTTAACAGTAACAACAATCAAGCACTTAACAATAGACATCTTTACAACAAGTGAGAAAGTCTCATTGAAATCCACTCCCTCAACCTGTGTGTCCCCTCTAATAACAAGCCCAGCCTTGTATTTTCAACCTTACCATTAGCTTTGTATTTGATCTTATAGACCCATTTGTAACCAATAGGTTTCTTACCCTTGGGAAGCTCAACAATATCCCAAGTGTGATTTGCTTCCAAAGCTTCAAACTCGTTTCTCATGGCATCTTGCCAAGCTGGGATATGGGTTGCCTGTGAATATGTATATGGTTCAAATTCTACTAGCTGAGAAGAGGAACAAGAAAGGGAAGTGGGCAGCTTGTAGATGTAATCCCTTAAGTAAGAAGGATGCGTATGAGGTCTATCAGATTTTATAAGGGGAATAGAGGGTGGTGTGATCCATGTCCAATctgcactcaatagtgagtgaaaaCGATCGTtagaagaatagtacccaacaagagtcggggtcgatttccacagggagtttaaTATGGGTGTTAGGGGTATACACTTGACGAGAGCAGATGGAACAactaaattgcacttccaaacaaactgttttgatttctacttctaaattaACTCTAATAATTATAAGCTAAAGGGAATAAACTAGAAAGCAAatgattatttttgttatttttccaatTGGTTAAAAAGCCTAAGGATGTGACCTTAacctaggtatttgcctaatgggttaaatacgttaatacttattttattgatcggggtgtattatagctctcaactctaagttacccactcaatacatCTCGGTCaatgagtgattttgcccaatttagctttctcaagcccaaatgggtatcaagccaaatagttgatatgagctcaagtcgggttctcactatctctagttcaaaccctttaattaggctaatcaaaatCTTAATTCACCCAATTTTCCTAGACTAGGTACCTTTTTCTTAAGTAagaaccaagtcaaataggcatgaatcaatatttgcaacaattaattctaaaattaaagcataaacaaggctaaataatcaacacccaatcataaacaagcattaaattaaatacccataaggtttacacactagggttgggtcacaaacCTAGTacgagtctagctactcatagtgaaaaatgaagaaaacaaagaagaaatgctaattaaactcataatctaagattaaaatgataaaatatgatgttTAAATCCCAAAATAGTCACAAACTTCGTAAAATAGCAAAATACAACAGCTACAACAACTCAAACTtcgaaacttgacctaaaaatgtgattctcgtctatttatagtggcccaaaattcgctgactaaaatgcccctcaggaggttctgcggccgcacaattccatgtgcggtctgcaaaTTGCTTCAGCTTGCATGGACTTGgaatctgcagccgcacaatttgaTCTGCGGCTGCAAtgtagcttctgcggccgcataattcttgtgcggtccgcacttcaggcAAGGCTTCAAGTCTTGTcatttgcacactctctgaattTTGAATTCTTTACCAATGCAAACCTTGTTCTGTGatcgcacaattcatgtgcggtccacacataAGGATTCAGTGCCTGCTGAGCCTCGTTGAAAAGATTTGGCACATCTACCTCGTTAATCTTTACTTGGTCTTCCTCAGTTACCAAGGAACGAAGATAGCTAGCCACTCCGACTGGCCCAGACAACATGTTGGTATCCGCCAGCACCGTGAACATGACCGTCTTCTTTCGCTCAAAGTCCACACTCGGGGCCAGAAACTGCTTCTCGAGTTTTGAACTCGAACTCGGCCCACCTTCTCCCGGTTGCACGACCCTTTTCAGGATCTCCAGGTGGCCAAAGCCAGAGTAATCCTCCAGCATGTCGACGTCGACACCCTCAAAAAATGAGTTAAGGGCATCATCCATAGCCCAGGATGCGTCAGTTGGTTTCTTTTCAGCATCCCGAGCTTCAATTAAAGTGGCCTCTAAATGGGGCGGTGATTCTTGAATGTGGATGATGAAATCATCTTCAGGAACAACAGTTCTCGGGACCAGAGGGGCTTCTTGCGAAGCATCAGCCACACATTCTTCTTCGGTCCCCCAAGTTAAGTAGGATTCAGCCCTACCAGCATCCCCCTCTAGGGCCGCCAACTCTTGGCCGACATCGACCGACTCATGAATGACGAACTCCATGTCCTCGTCATCGTCAAGAAAATCTTTGGGCCGATGAAGAGCTTCAAAATTCGGGACCCGGGCACTTGAAGATGTTTTGGTGCTCTTTCTGACCCTGAGCACaatcattttcctcttcttggCCTTGGCTGGAGCATTTGAGGAGTCGGGggatcttttcttcttctttgtttctcctccttcttcgcAGCAGCTTCAACAACGGGCTATAAAGAAGCGGAGGGTTTTGTAGAAGGGGTCGAGGCCACGACATCGGCGATTTCCTAAAGTTTTGTGGTCTTAGGCAAACTATGAAAAAAGACTTAGTCATAACAATGACAGAATAAAAAATGACTCGGAGAAGGATTTACCCAAAAAAGAGGGGCACTCACCATGAGAATGAGCCTCCCACTTGCATTTGGAGATCTAACGCCACTCACGCTCGGGATAGGTTAGCTGCTTACATATACCCTCGACCCACTCCCTAAAATGCCGGACCGTGTTGGGGACTTGGGGGACATCTACATGTCAAATAGAACATGTAATGAGAATGAAAAACAGACACAAGAAAATACTTTGACGACTTAAGGGGACGTAAATTTACGGTTTGAGATCCGCTTCTCGGGGAACGACATGAACTCGGAAGGAATAAGGTGCTCGGTCTTTATCTGAATAAACCTACCCTGCCAATCTCGGTCACTGTCTTCATCTATACAAAAGAAGGGAGCTTTCTTTGCCCGACGGGCAAGTTTGATTAACCCCCCTCGGAACATTCGGGGGTTATAAACTCAGAGCTTGTGATTAATCGTGAACCGAGGCTCCTCTGTATTGTTCGCAAAGTGATGGAGAAGGGTCACGATCCTCCAAAGGAGGGTGGACTTGCCTGAGGCAAATTCCGTACCTCTTGCAAAACTCTAGGACAATCGTATCAAAAGAACCAAATATGAAAGGATACGTGTAACACTTAAGTATCCTTCCACGTGCGTCGTGATGTCATCTTCAGGACTGGAAATGACTATGTCCTTGCCTTCCCATTTACAGTCCTCTCGGACAGCTTCGAGTGTCTGCTCGGTAATGGAGCAAATGTAGCCCCACGCCTCCTCACCCCGATCCCCTTGTGCAGAGGCTTTTTCGACTTTAAAGTCATTATCTATGGAGCAACCGCTGAGGATTAAATCGGTAAGAGGAGGTCTCGGGGCTACTACCAGAGGCGCTGCCTCGGTGccggtgaccgaggaagaagtcGTTGGAGCGGTGTTTTGGGGAATCGATTTTGAAGTCTTAGCCATCTTTGTCTGggaatatgaagatttgaaggtttgATATAAAGGCTTTAAGATttggtatgaagatttgaaggtttggagatgAGTTAtgaaggtatgaggatgtgaagaacaaattataaaaatttgaaGGATTAGCGAACAGATGAGGGTATAAAAAACTCGAGGGTAACTCAATGAAATTCGAAATCAgaaagtaaaaaagtgaaaatAGACGAGAGCTTTTATAGGGAAAGAATAATGCATGCATGAAGTTTCATATTCGGTAACTGAGAAGATGATCAACTGGCGGCTGACGCATGTTCAAAATCATAGCGACGTGACTGATGGAACATTTCGGTTTGTCAACTTGCTTATGGTGTGCGAGAGAAGGAACCGGGGTCAATATGTCACTTCTCATCGCTCTTATAATCTACTCTCCGATAAGTGAGGGGACTATCTTTGTACGGATAAAATCGGAGGATAGAGTTACCCCCTATTTCCTGTTGAGGAAGCGAGGAACAACGTTATTCGTTACTAGCTCGAATGAGACCGAAGGTGCCCATAGATCAGAACCGAGAGCGGACGAATGATACGTCGGGAATCGAGCATGGGCCGAACCCGAGAAGAATCAAGCTCGagcgaaacgaagaatcgagggTAAAGGAAAGACGGTTAAAGAGGACAAACGGAGAGCCAAAATATCCGCCATTAGCAGGATATTGCGGCACGAATCACGCCGGTATTAACTGCGGATCATGTATTCTTCGGAGAAAAGGGAGGGAAGGATTTTTatcttatttagacttgtataaGGGTtaaaactcctctactatataaagaagggtacctttttattttttggtcaCTATTgacacgcatatcaaagcaataaaggTTATTCTGACTTTTAACAATTGTTTATAGTATCCTTCAATTCTTCATTGACTTAGCTGTATCCGAACTCCACCTCGAGGGCTCGGTTGTGGTCAATTGTCAACTTTTAAGCCTAACACGAGGCCTAATTATTTCAACATATTGGTTTGATTGTTTATtctcatttcatttcaattatttACTGTTTTTAATCATTTATGTTAAATTAAACCACATAACCtttaaaccgcgtataaatttaattgttatccattttaagggtaaacacatATTTTACGATATCTTTTCTATTTGCAGGTTTTAggaactactccctccgtttcaatttagatgagttaATTTGATTCGACACGAAGTTTAgggaaaaaaaagacttttgaaacttgtggtcttaaaagcttaaggggtaaaagctttatggggtcatgatatttgtgtggttataaaagcttctcattaagggtaaaatgaagagtttaaagttgaattattttcaaatttaaaaatgtgtcatttattttggaacagactaaaaattaaagtacctcatctaatttgaaaggAGGGAGTAGTTTATTGCTGCAGAGTGGTTATGATGTTCTTTTCATGTATCATTAGAGGAGCACTAATCGCTCGACTATAAAGACAGACGATTATAGTTAAACAAAATTCACGTACTTCCGTCAATTTTGAACACATAATTGTGTATTTGCCAATCCTGCCAAATCAATAGACTATTTCACATATTTGTGATTTGATTTGATTCATATTTGAGTTAAACGACTTTTAGGTTACTGTTTTTCGAAAAattaaaatagttttattttatgAGATATGTTTCCCTTCTATAAAATTGATAAATAAGTATAAGTTAAAGTACTAGTTACTTTTTGATCAGGAGCATGGGAGAACTAGCAATTAGAGAAATTTTCAAAAGCTCTTATCGGGTCTTTCTTTCAGAATTAGTAGAATTGAACTCTAAACTAGATTTTGTGGAATCATATTGAATATTTTACGATATATTTTGTACCTTGCTAAAAAATCGATCCTTGTTTACCAATCATACATTGTCTAACCATATCTAATTCTCTCTCGATACTCAAAAAATCCGATTCAGGAAGATTCTTCCCCCCAACTAACGAAGAGATCTTGGCGGAATTGTCACATATATCCCAGACACTTCATGAAAgtttgaatcttaatcattcagatctcagacattaagtgcgtttgtttttaatttccgaatcttaatcattcagatcttaaACATTAAgtgtttttttacttcacaatcaCTTAATGAGTCTGAATATGTCTGTATGAATGCTATCATCAACATTCAATACTAACTGCCACCACCACCTACCATTATCCACTACCACTAGCACCATACTcaaccaccaccatcctcaaccaTAGCCGCCACCCCCACCCCATCCCCACCGCCATCATCCTCAGCCACAACCACACACTCATCCACCCCAACTACCATAACCAACcaccccatcatcatcaacaaccaTAGCCGGCACAACCCACCACCACCTACCATCACCTACCTCAATCACAACTACAACTACTATACCACCaaccattattaactatcaccacacATTACTACTATCTTGAACCATATTCGCCATCGCTTCCAATAACTACTAACTACAAACTAAAACTACCACCATTAGCCAAAATCATCACCAACTACCGCCTCTAGTCGGCATTCACAAGCACCTCCGTTATCCATCACCACAACCAACTaccatatttaaaaataaaataataataataatatatatatatatatatatatatatatatatatatatatatatatatatatattagattaattagtattttatttgaattttatgtttattaatatttaaattaagataaattttatacattcatatttttaaaaaacaaacagtcttaatcattttgtattcagatcttaatacacatcttaatatttagatatgtattcagattcaaatatcttaattttaagaaaaacaaatgaggcctaagtGCCCATTGATGGACgatcaagaattgaagaaaaaattggaaaataaaatagcaaaaatGAGTAATAACCCTGGTAGATATTTTACGACTCAATTCAATATTTCATTTGTTCGGATTTGATTGTGTTGCACTGTATAATTCAAATTTTCATTTATTCATCAAAGATAAGCGACCTCTTTGAAGCcaaaattgattttctttgatACCTAACATTATGCAGGAAGAAGTCATTTTAGCTATCGTTATATTGTTTTGCTCTCCTTACTTATGTTAGTGATCTCCAGAAGTGCTCGTCTAAGGTCGGTCCAAGttattataaagaaaaagaaaacgaatAGGTCGACTAGGTGCCGGTCACAATTTCCAGCGTAGGTCGTGACAATATTTATTTGGGAAAACAATATCATATAGTCGCTCCAAAAATAATAATCgagaaattatatattttttgtatattaataTACGATATACATAATCTGtgtatatcttttgtatatttagCTTGCATATCTTGTTATTTTAAGCCGACCAGCCAAATATGTAACTTGTCATTTTGTATTTCATGTGTACTGTCAAAGAAGGCCAGATTTGGAAAGACTATGTTTAACGATACTTGCTTAAACCCATACATAAAcagaaagaaaagtaaagaaGAAGAGGAACATAGGAAAAACAAGCCCCGTCGGTGGCCGCAAGAATTAGAAAAAGATTTGGTTCTTCCCTCTGAAGTTACACTACTGTCATTAAAGGCGGAATTAAAGAATTTCTATGTCAAAGAGATCTCCACCCCACACAATCTTTAAGCTTTTTACATTGATCAGCAAAATTCTTTGCTTATCACGTTGAAATGGTATAAGAACTATTCCCTCCATCATAACTATTAAACCTCTTTCCTCTCCTGAAAAAATAAATTACTATTACTATTTAACATATACACGAAAAACATAACAAATTataatgatttgcaaaggcaaacTGTCGaggaaatatattttaaaatttggtCAATTTTTTCCCCATTAAATctaagataaaataatttttttcagcAGACATGATCATTGCGTTTGTTTCCAGTGATACAAAATGCGAGCTTAGTTTGTTATACATATATACCAATTATTACGTTTAGATTGTCTACTGTTTTTTGATACTATCAGGTTACACTTGGTCACATCAATGTCTAAAATGTCGTGTAACCTCAAAATTGAGTTATGTCGGACAATAAAACTTAACGGATGGTGTAAAAATTAATGTGCTTAGCCTTTGATGTTAGATTATCGTCGTCAAATTATATTGGTATGGAAATATGTAGTTCACCTTATTTAATTTATATAGTTGAGTAAAGTTTATTAGTGAAAATAATAGCAGAAAATAATCTTCATAATTACCTTTAATAATTTGTCTATTTCGCTTGTCCGAAAAGTTTTTGCTTCTACTAAAGCTATGAATGACCGCGAGCAATCGGAATCACTTGTAAATTAAGTAGCCATCTATATATAAAGTCATTGTCCAAACTTCAAACTCAAAGaacaaaacaacacaaaacataaaataaaaatgacctcTATGGTTCTTTCATCGCCTTTGAATGCTTTACCACATTTAAAACTAAGAATAAACTCTtcttcatgtatttatttatccAACAAGATCTCTCTTGAATCCTCTAAATCTTCATTTAGCAATGGTGACTTCACTTTTCCTTCACCAAATTTCTCAACATTTGTATCAAAATCTCCATCTTTGAATGTTATCACTGCCCAAACATCTCCACTTGGAGAACACACCATCTATGAATTCCAAGCAAAGGTATGGCTTTTTCattgttatttttcacttttttgtttACATATTGGGATGTATATACTCTTCCCCTCCTTTGTAGTAATAATAGTTGAAAATTAGTTTGATGAAACAAAGCATCATTTCAAAATGTAAATTTTATAGGTTGAATAAGTTAATTTTCTCATATTAGCTAGTAATTAAAAGTTGTGGAGGAAATTAATTAGTAATGGAATGCTATCAAATATTTGACAAATAACCTCAAGATTAGAAGAATGTTACTACATTATTTAGAGCACAAGAATAGTTTTCTGGTAAACCTATCTATTTGCTTTGGTTTTTGTCACATATAATTATGTACTACTCTTACTTTAATTTCTTGCCTTTTTCCAGTTTGAGGAGAAGTCTAAATTTGGGTAtctgttttttctctttttcttttttctctttgtaAGATTTTATTCTGTTGTTGTCTTTCTGCTGATAAGTTCCACTTTAATTAAGAGTTCAAAGtaatactaatatttattcattcttttattatttttacaactGAAATAATATTGTATCTCATCTTTCACacaggaaaagagaagaggtctcTCACTCAGTTGCTTTAGAGGGAAGGTTCTTCTGATTGTCAATGTTCCTGAGCAAGGGTATCCTATCATCCATAAAATGAGCATAATTCATTTAATTTGCTGATTTTTACTTTACCCCTTTATACTGAAACTTTGAGAAGGAGTATTAGCTtataatttactttattttacttttcttacttgtgttttaaattagaaaatgtcTAAGTATGTCTTTTATTCATTAAAATGGCTTCTCATGGGTAAATGTAAACTTGTCATATATATCTATTTCTTTATAAACAATAGTGTAACACCATAAAggtatatgaattttttttttctagtcTGCAACAGCAGTTTATAATATTTGAAATGATATTTCAATTagctttattttttaaaatatattttcagaGGATTATCGAATATTATTTCACTTTAAACTTTTAGGAATTTACGTTGAGTACGTTGTGGTTAAATTCTATGTAAGATTGAAATTTTGCATATGCTGGTTTCAGTTCCGTGTGGACAGAATCGCAGTATGAATTACTCCATTATCTATATGACAACCATAAATCTCAAGGTAAGTAGcttaaattttgtttttttgtttttttgttgttatatttctatcatttttattaaCAGCACTTATATATATTTGGAGCAGTTTATTAGATCGACCCTGCTATACGCTAATTATTATCCCTAGCTAGCACCAGCTTTATGATTTTTTTGCCTATGTATAATTGAGAATGATATAGTTTTAATCCATCTATTAAACATTATATGTACTAATTTTTGTTGCTCAAGTATCTTGATCTTACACATTTAATAATTCGACAATTTGATCTGAAAAATTATATTGAGTATATAGAAAATTATACTATGTATATAGATCAAAAATTACttgtataaatatataataaattttaaacaaaCACTCTTTAGAAAATTCATCACACTCATAATCGTGTAATTTGTTATTGGTATAACGATTAGAAATAGGAATATTGATTTATCTTCTTTCACCGATGGCTTGAAAAAGAGGATATAAGAGGAATACTATTCCATTATACGTAGGGTTCGAGATTGCAGCATTTGTGTACGATAAGAAAGAAACTGATAAAGAAGGAAATGATGCACAAAAAGCACCATCAAGGGGACAGGTAGAGATTAATGCTGCTAGATTTCGAGTATTCGACAAGGTTTGTTTTTTCTCTTCCTTTTAGGATGCAAATTAAATGCATGATCTTATCTATACGACTCAATTAGTATTATCAATCACACTTCTCTTTTTCCCCTCCTTTTATTGAGTTACATTTAATTTGATCCCCTTGGAATTAGTTCGGATAAATATTCATTAACCTTTTGTAATAGTAATATTTTGATATCTAAAAACTACAAGTAATGCTATAGAGTTGATTTCTTGCCACTATAACTTAGAAAACTGTTGATATCTAACTAGTTTTCATAACAACtttgggcgtttggacataagaattgtaaaatttcggaaaaaaaagtaaaaaaaatttcaagtaaaaatgatatttgaaaattagagttgtgtttagacatgaatataattttgggttgtttttgaatttttgttagtGATCtgagtaaaaattttgaaaataactttttggagttttttaaaattcatcttcaagtaaaaattaaatttttttggtCAAATACTGATTTAGAAAAAAAGTGAAAGAAATTCGAAAACAAAGTGAAAAAATTTTCATTGCCAAACGGGCTCGAATCGTCTCGATGTAGTTTAAATATATCCAAAGGTCAGGTGTTTCTGAAACTAAACTATTCAATTACATGACTTGAGTGGATAAAtaaattctcttttctttttcatttattggaaaattttaaattccaatatcaataataacaggtaaaactGAATGGTCAAAGGGCACATCCACTCTTTGTACATCTAAGGTTAAAATTTGGGAGAGGAGAACCTATCAAGAGTGAATTCCACAAGTTTCTCGTAGACAGAAATGGTGTAGCTTACAAAAGCTTCTCATTAGACACACCACGTCACGAGATTGAGgtatctttcttaataacaaatagagatttagtgggcgtttggacataagaattgtgaaatttcgaaaaaaatagaaaaaataattttaaatgaaaatggtatttgaaaattagagttgtgtttggacataaatacaatttggagctgtttttgaatttttgtgagtgatttgaagtgaaaactttcaaaaacagcgaagtttttcaaattttcgaaaaatttcaatattcattttcaagtgaaatttaaaattttcatagctaaacactgatttcgaaaaagataaattttcttaaggaaataaaaatattttatagcCAAACGGGCCCTGAATATTAGTTAAATATGGATAATATTAGAAGTTAATTATTTTCCTATTTCAGAATACCAAAAAGTTGCTTATAAATGTTTATAATATAATACAACTGAATCTCCAAAATGTATAAAGTGAAAAACAATTTGGAAATTATAGTTTTGCtttgtttgttttccttttcctttatcCTTTTTAATTTGAATATTTCATTCTTTCAATATTTCTAAAGAGGGTAAGAACATGTCAATGCAAAATAAACAAATTATAGTGAGTTAGGATCGTTTTACCCTCAATGTGGACTTTCGGAGTCTGAGTCCAAAGCAAGTAATTTATTTCTTTATAAACTTGATGTGGTCATACTTTGAGCAATCTTGAACTAGAATTGGtaattttcacttttcttttaagAAAGTTTCAATACTAATTTTAAATAAGTTTATGGGTCGGAGGAGttgagtagtttttttttttctttctcattttttctttttgaccatGTTTTCTTGTTCAAGttctatattcatatatatatatatatatatatatatatatatatatatatatatatccagactcttttatttttctctcttcatTCTTTTATCAGGATCACATCAAGCATTTACTCTTGGAGGATATAGATTGATAAAGTTTAAGCAACCCAATAAGATGGCGCATTATTTACTTTGACCTTGGTATTTTCTGTTcttatatttatcaaaaattcttCATACTTGATGTTATTGCTGATGATTCGTCAGGTAGAAAACAAGTTGAAAGTAAGAAATTTATGTCTGAATTAATTTATTATTGTCTTGCTTAAATTATGTGCCAGTGCTTAGTGTTAATTAAATTTTCCTTTGGTTGAGTTTGGCCTTGGTCGGACATGtaatatacaacaacaaaatGTACATTTTACTAGTTCTGTGGTAACAACCACACCTTAATATTTTACTGCATAAGTTTCGACTtgttattaatttaattattataggAGAATTACGTACGCCGTTCTTCAGTTTAATTATATCCACAAGTGGTAGAAGAAAAATCATTTCTTTTAATAAGTCAAAGGACTGTCCGTGGTGGGTAAGTGGCAACTGGCAGGTTGACTAGATTGACAAAGTTCTTTCGCTAGAGGAGAGGAAGCTAGTCGATCGTATGAAGGTTTGGGGTTTACCCAtaacttcttttttattttctttatattatttttaaaattatctgATATCCGATGTTTACTAACATGACTAATTACCAGATTCGTGTTGAGTAGGTCCACTAGAAAAAGGTATATTTACCAGATTCGTGTTGAGTATGTCACTAATTTTGAGTTATATTTACACTCATCACTCTgcataaaataagataaaagtaatgtAAACATAATATTATTATAACTATAAGGAAAGTTAGCGTTCACAAGCAAAATTTTATAAAGAAAAGTTTCTGAATTTATCCCAAAAATTTATTGTGGCTCTAAAAAAGGGTCCTGCTTTAGGAGCACTGTTTGACTGTTTCCATAGAAAAAGAGGAGGCAAAAATGAATATGAAAGTGCATGGAGACCCCTCTTTCACCAACTCAAAAACTTTTAATCATATATTTAAGTTTTTTTAATTAACTAATCATATGTTTAAGGGTGAAAATCATTTATATCCCTCAAGTTTACTTTAAAAATCAAATTCATATTCCTCCAACTTTGATTAATTGTCCTTTTCGTCCTTTCATCCTACGCAATGTCTATTTTATCCTTTCATATTTTCAACTCCCCATATACGTAATACCTTTTTTATattatctaaatatttttaattcataatttaaGAATACTATATCTTgttatataatttaatctaagTTCACTaacattataaataaaataatcatattatgaatttattaCAAAATGTATTgctactttattattattattattattattattattattattattattattattattattattattattattattattattattattttaatattatatgtattaaaatacaaataatgtatgccggtgtgtgagagagagattttaagtttcactatttttattattctccATGTGTatataaaattttgagttttaattgTTGTTAGTAGATTTTTTCTAAAAATTAGAATTAAAGTTCATGTAAAGTGTAAATAGATATGT contains:
- the LOC107798829 gene encoding putative phospholipid hydroperoxide glutathione peroxidase isoform X1, with product MTSMVLSSPLNALPHLKLRINSSSCIYLSNKISLESSKSSFSNGDFTFPSPNFSTFVSKSPSLNVITAQTSPLGEHTIYEFQAKEKRRGLSLSCFRGKVLLIVNVPEQGSVWTESQYELLHYLYDNHKSQGFEIAAFVYDKKETDKEGNDAQKAPSRGQVEINAARFRVFDKVKLNGQRAHPLFVHLRLKFGRGEPIKSEFHKFLVDRNGVAYKSFSLDTPRHEIEVSFLITNRDLVGVWT
- the LOC107798829 gene encoding putative phospholipid hydroperoxide glutathione peroxidase isoform X2; this translates as MTSMVLSSPLNALPHLKLRINSSSCIYLSNKISLESSKSSFSNGDFTFPSPNFSTFVSKSPSLNVITAQTSPLGEHTIYEFQAKEKRRGLSLSCFRGKVLLIVNVPEQGSVWTESQYELLHYLYDNHKSQGFEIAAFVYDKKETDKEGNDAQKAPSRGQVEINAARFRVFDKVKLNGQRAHPLFVHLRLKFGRGEPIKSEFHKFLVDRNGVAYKSFSLDTPRHEIEDHIKHLLLEDID